The following are encoded in a window of Amphibacillus xylanus NBRC 15112 genomic DNA:
- a CDS encoding FAD-dependent oxidoreductase — translation MANKNIVIIGAGYAGVHAAKKLAKKFKKDDSISITLIDRHSYHTMMTELHEVATHRVEPDAIQFDLRRLFNRTKVNLVTDNVTHVDHDTKTVKTENGEYPFDYLILGMGAEPNDFKTPGVKEHAFTLWSFEDAIRLRSHIEKTVAAAAVEHNEAKRRAMLTFVVCGSGFTGIELVGEFIEWRDRLAIDNKIDPEEITLYVVEAATTILNMLERREADKAEAYLVKNGVKILKNSPIVEVREDEVVIMDKSTIPTYTLAWTAGIQANSDTAEYGMEKAHARRLKVNQYMESEQYEGVYVVGDLAYFEEEEGKPTPQIVEAAEQTGSTAAKNIIADITGGEKTAYEGKYHGIMVSIGARYGVANLMGIHLSGWFANFVKHLVNLFYLFTIGSGYYMFKYVQHEFFQTRDKRNIFRNLLTRYGNVLWSLPLRIFVGAFWLAEGGAKLWGQEIWQKATSSFSDLPLLFKGIGEDSWLRTSTVNMTYPWLQDPTSGATDAATDWAEPILSEMPGWFAWIMEIMMPNVEVALFMQKMMVFIEIAIGLAIIFGLFTWLANAASVAFLTMFTLSAMLGWDKVWALPASIALMNGSGRTFGLDYWVIPYVQNKLGRFWYGKEQSIYRDK, via the coding sequence ATGGCTAACAAAAACATTGTTATCATCGGTGCTGGATATGCTGGTGTCCATGCAGCTAAGAAATTAGCTAAAAAGTTTAAAAAAGATGATTCTATCTCAATTACTTTAATTGACCGCCACTCTTACCATACGATGATGACAGAATTGCACGAAGTAGCGACACATCGCGTTGAACCGGATGCCATTCAGTTTGACCTGCGACGTTTATTTAATCGCACAAAAGTAAATCTTGTCACAGATAATGTGACTCATGTTGATCATGATACAAAAACCGTAAAAACTGAAAACGGTGAGTATCCATTTGATTACTTAATCTTAGGAATGGGTGCAGAGCCAAATGACTTTAAAACTCCAGGCGTTAAAGAACATGCCTTCACATTATGGTCATTTGAAGATGCAATTAGATTAAGATCTCATATTGAAAAAACAGTAGCAGCTGCAGCAGTAGAACATAATGAGGCTAAGCGTCGTGCTATGCTTACATTTGTTGTTTGTGGATCTGGCTTTACTGGAATTGAATTAGTCGGTGAATTTATTGAGTGGAGAGATCGTTTAGCAATAGACAATAAGATTGATCCAGAAGAAATTACTCTATACGTTGTAGAAGCAGCAACAACTATTTTAAACATGCTAGAACGCCGTGAAGCGGATAAAGCAGAAGCATATTTAGTTAAAAATGGTGTTAAAATTTTAAAAAACTCACCAATTGTTGAAGTACGTGAAGATGAAGTAGTTATTATGGATAAATCGACAATTCCAACGTATACATTAGCATGGACAGCCGGTATTCAAGCTAATTCTGATACTGCAGAATACGGTATGGAAAAAGCTCATGCTCGTCGTCTAAAAGTTAATCAGTATATGGAATCTGAACAATATGAAGGTGTCTATGTTGTTGGAGACCTTGCATATTTTGAAGAAGAAGAAGGAAAACCAACACCTCAAATTGTTGAGGCTGCTGAACAAACAGGTTCAACTGCTGCTAAAAATATCATTGCTGATATTACAGGCGGAGAAAAGACTGCTTACGAAGGTAAATACCATGGTATTATGGTATCAATTGGTGCACGCTATGGTGTGGCTAACTTAATGGGTATCCACCTAAGTGGATGGTTTGCAAACTTTGTAAAACACCTTGTGAACCTATTCTACTTATTCACAATTGGCAGTGGATACTACATGTTTAAATATGTACAACACGAATTCTTCCAAACGAGAGACAAACGTAATATATTCCGTAATCTCTTAACACGTTATGGAAATGTCCTTTGGAGCTTACCACTTCGTATATTTGTCGGTGCCTTTTGGTTAGCAGAAGGTGGCGCTAAATTATGGGGTCAGGAAATCTGGCAGAAAGCAACTTCAAGCTTTAGTGACTTACCATTGTTATTTAAAGGTATTGGTGAGGACTCATGGTTACGTACGTCAACTGTAAACATGACATACCCTTGGCTACAAGATCCTACTAGTGGTGCAACAGACGCAGCAACAGATTGGGCAGAGCCTATCTTAAGTGAAATGCCTGGTTGGTTTGCTTGGATCATGGAAATTATGATGCCAAATGTTGAAGTAGCTCTATTTATGCAAAAAATGATGGTATTCATTGAAATCGCGATTGGTCTTGCAATTATCTTTGGTTTATTTACATGGTTAGCTAACGCAGCAAGTGTTGCTTTCCTAACAATGTTTACTCTATCTGCTATGCTTGGTTGGGATAAAGTTTGGGCTCTACCAGCGTCTATCGCTTTAATGAATGGATCAGGTAGAACGTTCGGTCTTGATTACTGGGTAATTCCATATGTTCAAAATAAATTAGGCCGCTTCTGGTACGGAAAAGAACAATCGATCTATCGAGACAAGTAA